The Treponema medium genome has a window encoding:
- a CDS encoding NYN domain-containing protein encodes MDRKYVLLIDGDNIPPSFLESIITEVSKEGELLIKRLYGDWTTPNMNGWKNWLEKIPIRPVQQFRNGPNATDNTIIMDAIELANTNKSINAVCIVSTDSDYYSLALKLREYGLYVLGIGKQNAKALWVNACNEFKYLENLDSAATPEEESQDSPFDSLEKLLNHAYKNSRMTEDGWVSLSDLGKSIRRSMPEFDPRSYNHNTLREILEAFPDQYEMTTDKLVPPNHWIKAKEQQKSDMLSGTIKRFKGNWGIIETVDHGDFYFGLTNLTKSSRRKKITEGMQVRFKVFKEPNANGDNFAERNGKATDVELR; translated from the coding sequence ATGGATAGAAAATATGTATTGCTAATCGACGGTGACAATATCCCGCCGAGTTTTTTGGAATCTATCATCACCGAGGTTTCTAAGGAAGGTGAATTACTGATAAAGCGTTTATACGGCGACTGGACAACACCGAATATGAACGGATGGAAAAATTGGCTTGAAAAAATTCCCATTCGTCCGGTGCAGCAATTCCGCAACGGTCCGAATGCAACTGATAATACCATTATCATGGATGCTATCGAGTTGGCTAATACCAATAAAAGCATTAACGCTGTTTGCATCGTTTCGACGGATTCAGACTACTACAGTCTTGCCCTTAAATTGCGGGAATACGGCCTTTATGTACTCGGTATTGGAAAACAAAACGCTAAGGCGCTTTGGGTAAATGCCTGCAATGAATTTAAGTATCTGGAAAATCTCGATAGCGCTGCAACCCCTGAAGAGGAAAGTCAAGACTCCCCCTTCGATTCTCTGGAGAAATTGCTGAACCATGCCTATAAAAACTCACGAATGACGGAAGACGGATGGGTCAGTCTTTCCGATTTGGGAAAATCTATCAGGCGGAGTATGCCGGAATTTGATCCCCGATCATATAACCATAATACCTTACGAGAAATTCTTGAAGCCTTTCCCGATCAATATGAAATGACAACCGATAAACTGGTTCCGCCCAACCATTGGATTAAAGCGAAAGAACAACAAAAAAGCGATATGCTGAGCGGTACCATTAAACGTTTTAAGGGAAACTGGGGAATCATCGAAACCGTTGATCACGGCGATTTCTACTTCGGTCTTACGAACCTTACTAAATCGTCTCGCCGCAAAAAAATTACGGAAGGAATGCAGGTGCGCTTCAAGGTGTTTAAGGAACCGAATGCAAACGGGGATAACTTTGCTGAACGAAACGGTAAAGCAACGGATGTGGAACTCCGATAG
- the dnaK gene encoding molecular chaperone DnaK → MGKIIGIDLGTTNSCVAIMEGGEPVVIPNAEGGRTTPSIVAFKKDERIVGQPAKNQMITNPEGTIYSVKRFIGHRYSELTDELKRVPYKIVPQGDDVRIEVDGKKYSTQEISAFILQKMKKTAEDYLGEPVTEAVITVPAYFNDAQRQATKDAGKIAGLDVKRIINEPTAASLAFGFNKDSKKEKVIAVYDLGGGTFDISILELGDGVFEVKSTNGDTHLGGDDFDNRIVEWLEKEFKADQGIDLSQDRMALQRLREAAEKAKIELSSRAETEINLPFITADANGPKHLQKTLTRAKFEQMTDDLFERTKEPCRKALKDAGLEPNQIDEILLVGGSTRMPKVAQIIKEIFGKEGSKGVNPDEAVAVGAATQGGILGGDVKDVLLLDVTPLSLGIETMGGVFTPLINRNTTIPTRKSQVFSTAADGQTAVSIHVLQGERGMASQNRTLGNFDLVGIPPAPRGVPQIEVTFDIDANGIVHVSAKDLGTGKEQHIRIESSSGLSESEIDRMVKEAEANAENDKKERERVEVRNEADSMIYQTEKTLKEMGDKVNAADKQRIEDAVATLKKAVEGGDTADIKSKTEALQQAAYKIAEEMYKQQGAGAGAAGSAGSGATGGADDSGPTKGTADDVDYEVVKDEDK, encoded by the coding sequence ATGGGAAAGATTATCGGAATTGACTTAGGAACAACCAACTCTTGTGTTGCAATTATGGAAGGTGGCGAGCCTGTCGTTATCCCAAATGCCGAAGGAGGACGTACCACACCCTCTATCGTCGCATTCAAAAAAGATGAACGGATTGTCGGTCAGCCTGCTAAAAACCAGATGATTACCAATCCCGAAGGTACCATTTATTCGGTAAAACGCTTTATCGGTCATCGGTACAGCGAATTAACCGACGAATTAAAACGTGTTCCGTATAAAATCGTACCGCAGGGTGATGATGTCCGTATCGAAGTGGATGGCAAAAAATATTCGACGCAGGAAATTTCAGCGTTTATTCTGCAGAAAATGAAGAAAACCGCAGAAGACTATTTAGGCGAACCGGTAACCGAAGCGGTTATCACCGTTCCTGCATACTTTAACGACGCACAGCGCCAAGCAACAAAGGATGCCGGTAAAATCGCAGGATTGGATGTAAAGCGGATTATCAACGAACCGACAGCGGCTTCGCTTGCATTCGGCTTTAACAAGGATTCAAAAAAAGAGAAGGTTATTGCGGTCTACGACCTTGGCGGCGGTACCTTCGATATTTCGATTTTGGAATTGGGTGACGGCGTATTCGAGGTTAAATCGACCAATGGCGACACCCACTTGGGCGGCGATGACTTTGATAACCGCATTGTTGAGTGGCTCGAAAAAGAGTTTAAGGCAGATCAGGGTATCGACCTTTCACAGGATCGTATGGCGTTACAGCGTCTCCGCGAAGCGGCAGAAAAAGCAAAGATCGAGCTTTCCAGCCGTGCAGAAACGGAAATCAACCTTCCGTTCATCACCGCCGACGCAAACGGTCCCAAGCACTTGCAGAAAACGCTGACCCGTGCAAAGTTTGAGCAGATGACCGATGACCTTTTTGAACGCACGAAAGAACCGTGCCGCAAAGCCTTAAAGGACGCGGGGCTCGAACCGAATCAGATCGACGAAATCCTGCTGGTAGGCGGTTCTACCCGTATGCCGAAGGTTGCGCAGATTATCAAAGAAATTTTCGGTAAAGAAGGTTCAAAGGGTGTAAACCCCGACGAAGCGGTTGCGGTCGGCGCTGCTACTCAGGGCGGTATTTTGGGCGGCGATGTCAAAGACGTACTGTTGCTCGATGTTACCCCGCTTTCGCTCGGTATCGAAACGATGGGCGGCGTGTTCACTCCGTTGATCAATCGTAACACTACCATTCCTACCCGCAAGAGTCAGGTATTCTCTACTGCGGCTGACGGACAGACGGCGGTTTCCATCCATGTCTTGCAGGGTGAGCGCGGTATGGCAAGCCAGAACCGGACGCTCGGCAACTTCGACTTGGTCGGTATTCCTCCGGCTCCCCGCGGCGTTCCGCAGATTGAAGTTACCTTCGACATCGACGCGAACGGTATCGTGCATGTTTCCGCAAAAGACCTTGGAACCGGTAAAGAACAGCACATCCGCATCGAAAGTTCCAGCGGCTTGAGCGAAAGCGAAATTGACCGCATGGTGAAGGAAGCGGAAGCCAACGCCGAAAACGATAAGAAAGAGCGCGAAAGAGTTGAGGTTCGCAACGAAGCAGACTCGATGATCTATCAAACCGAAAAGACCTTAAAGGAAATGGGTGATAAGGTGAACGCCGCCGACAAGCAGCGTATTGAAGATGCTGTTGCAACCTTAAAGAAGGCTGTAGAAGGCGGAGATACTGCCGACATCAAGTCCAAGACTGAAGCGCTCCAGCAGGCTGCGTACAAGATTGCAGAAGAAATGTACAAGCAGCAGGGTGCCGGGGCAGGGGCGGCGGGATCTGCCGGATCCGGTGCAACAGGTGGCGCTGACGACAGCGGACCCACCAAAGGGACCGCCGACGACGTGGACTACGAAGTCGTAAAAGACGAAGATAAATAA
- a CDS encoding MptD family putative ECF transporter S component, with protein MTSTTSSLSDKKMGIKDFIYTGVFGAIYIVLLLIIMIGSAAISPILYFMAPLIVGLVCSTVYMYCMLKVHKFGTALIFGVLFTVTTCYQSLYAILFSLAAALTAELILFLGNYKSQKMYLLSFVFFNLNMSAPTILLLFNYSRFMSLAEKRRGFTYAQSLAKVAFNGKIWYAILCCAVIGGIGGALITKNLVKKYFEKNETV; from the coding sequence ATGACTTCAACAACATCATCTTTATCAGATAAAAAAATGGGCATTAAGGATTTTATCTATACAGGTGTATTCGGTGCGATATACATTGTGCTGCTGCTGATTATTATGATAGGATCTGCCGCAATCTCGCCTATTCTCTATTTTATGGCGCCGCTGATCGTTGGCTTGGTGTGCAGCACGGTGTATATGTACTGCATGCTGAAAGTACATAAGTTCGGTACGGCTTTGATATTTGGCGTACTTTTTACGGTTACGACCTGTTATCAAAGTTTATATGCGATACTCTTTTCATTAGCAGCGGCGCTTACGGCAGAGTTGATTCTATTCTTGGGTAACTATAAATCGCAGAAGATGTATTTGCTGTCCTTTGTATTTTTTAATCTGAATATGTCTGCGCCGACTATACTATTGCTTTTTAATTACAGCCGGTTTATGAGCCTTGCGGAAAAACGCAGAGGTTTCACTTATGCACAGTCACTTGCCAAAGTAGCATTCAATGGGAAGATATGGTATGCTATTTTATGCTGCGCTGTTATCGGCGGAATAGGAGGGGCGCTTATCACAAAGAACCTCGTTAAAAAATATTTCGAAAAAAACGAAACCGTATAA
- a CDS encoding NCS2 family permease: MEKLFQLQAHKTNVRTEIIAGLTTFLAMAYILAVNPLILSDAGLNPGSVFTATALSAAIATLMMAVLANLPVALAPGMGLNAFFTYTVVIGMKYSPATALTAVFLEGLLFILLSFFNVREAIVESIPINLKKAVAAGIGLFITLIGMKNAEIIVDNPATLVGLGNVTSGPALLGIIGLVITAVLYVLRVPGSILLGILITTVIGIPMGVTVPFGGWENWSIVSVPAAPVFWNFDFSNVFSFQFFTVFFSFLFVDIFDTVGTLVGVTNRAGLVDKDGDIPRVKQALLSDAIGTVFGAMMGTSTVTSFVESTSGVAAGGRTGLTALTTGVFFLIALIFSPLFLLIPSAATAPALIIVGFLMLSAAAEIDFTDPTEGIPAFLTIVMMPFAYSIAEGIVYGIMSYVILKAVTGKFKQIPLITWVLFVIFLLRIIFN, translated from the coding sequence ATGGAAAAACTCTTTCAGCTTCAAGCGCACAAAACAAATGTGCGTACCGAAATCATTGCAGGCTTAACAACATTCCTTGCAATGGCGTATATCCTTGCCGTTAACCCGCTCATTTTAAGTGATGCGGGCTTAAACCCCGGCAGTGTGTTTACGGCTACCGCATTATCTGCGGCAATTGCAACCTTGATGATGGCGGTACTCGCTAATCTGCCTGTTGCACTCGCTCCCGGTATGGGGTTAAATGCTTTCTTCACGTATACCGTCGTTATCGGAATGAAGTATTCACCCGCTACTGCATTAACGGCAGTATTCCTCGAAGGGTTGCTGTTTATTCTGCTGTCTTTTTTCAATGTACGGGAAGCAATCGTTGAATCAATCCCCATCAATCTGAAAAAAGCTGTTGCAGCAGGTATTGGACTTTTCATCACCTTAATCGGTATGAAAAATGCGGAAATTATCGTTGATAACCCTGCAACGTTAGTCGGTCTCGGCAACGTTACTTCGGGACCCGCCCTATTAGGAATTATCGGCTTGGTTATTACCGCAGTTTTGTATGTGCTGCGTGTTCCGGGATCAATTCTTCTTGGAATTTTGATTACTACCGTAATCGGTATTCCGATGGGGGTTACCGTACCGTTTGGCGGTTGGGAAAATTGGTCAATCGTAAGCGTGCCGGCAGCTCCGGTTTTCTGGAATTTTGATTTTAGCAATGTATTCAGTTTCCAGTTCTTTACAGTATTCTTCTCGTTCCTTTTTGTCGATATTTTTGATACGGTCGGTACTTTAGTCGGTGTTACCAACCGTGCAGGGCTTGTCGACAAAGACGGGGACATTCCGCGAGTAAAGCAAGCGTTATTATCCGATGCTATCGGTACGGTTTTCGGCGCTATGATGGGAACCTCTACGGTTACCAGCTTTGTCGAAAGTACTTCCGGTGTAGCAGCCGGCGGACGAACCGGTTTAACAGCGTTGACAACCGGTGTGTTCTTCTTAATTGCGTTGATTTTCTCACCGCTTTTCTTATTAATCCCGTCAGCAGCTACTGCGCCGGCTCTTATCATTGTCGGATTCCTGATGCTGAGTGCCGCAGCCGAAATCGATTTCACAGATCCTACGGAAGGTATTCCGGCATTCTTAACAATCGTTATGATGCCGTTTGCCTACAGTATCGCCGAAGGTATCGTTTACGGTATCATGTCCTATGTTATTTTGAAGGCGGTAACCGGTAAGTTTAAGCAAATCCCGCTTATTACATGGGTATTGTTCGTTATCTTCCTCTTAAGGATTATTTTCAATTAA
- the grpE gene encoding nucleotide exchange factor GrpE, which produces MTKKHGKKHEQECEAQPTEQNGMNTDAEAGKKAADANPHGNSTKNAEQHAGPEQQTGNQEHENEAAGQTALDTEASKEAKQEPTDAEKLASLEAKCKELQDQYLRKAADFDNYRKRMIREKQEAIDYANTNLISDLLLILDDFDRAIEAGKKAGEESAAAFMQGVVMIRNGLSSLLESKYGLQYYEVQGKVFNPDIHEAVATNPSAEVTEPTVGAELQKGYKLKERILRPAKVMVLMPTPAEKK; this is translated from the coding sequence ATGACAAAAAAACACGGAAAAAAGCATGAGCAGGAGTGCGAAGCTCAGCCGACAGAGCAGAACGGTATGAACACGGACGCCGAAGCCGGTAAAAAAGCTGCAGATGCAAACCCGCACGGCAACAGCACGAAAAATGCCGAACAGCATGCGGGGCCAGAGCAGCAAACCGGCAATCAGGAGCATGAAAATGAGGCTGCCGGACAAACCGCTCTGGATACGGAAGCGTCAAAGGAAGCAAAGCAGGAACCGACCGATGCCGAAAAGCTCGCATCTTTGGAAGCAAAATGCAAGGAATTGCAGGATCAATATCTGCGCAAGGCGGCGGATTTCGATAACTACCGTAAGCGCATGATAAGGGAAAAGCAGGAGGCAATCGATTACGCAAACACGAATTTGATTTCCGACCTCTTGCTGATATTGGATGACTTTGACCGCGCAATCGAAGCGGGTAAAAAGGCCGGAGAAGAGAGCGCTGCTGCCTTTATGCAGGGTGTTGTAATGATCCGGAACGGCTTATCTTCGCTACTTGAGTCAAAGTACGGATTGCAGTATTACGAAGTACAGGGAAAGGTATTTAACCCCGACATTCACGAAGCCGTTGCAACAAATCCCTCGGCGGAGGTTACGGAACCGACTGTCGGAGCGGAACTGCAAAAAGGGTATAAATTGAAGGAACGGATTCTCCGTCCGGCAAAGGTCATGGTATTGATGCCTACACCGGCCGAGAAGAAATAA
- a CDS encoding ISAs1 family transposase, translating to MRWEELEDALEVLQSEREYDGYFCSIKDAVIIVILGSLCDLKSVKKIHAWATSEHVKVFLEKEFGIKRIPCYWWLLSLLAMVSPESLNRCMKNWVSSLVPHLAEKLEAEEEEQNKKKKKSLTIAIDGKEIRSTGKMKKYDSPLHIVSAQIGELGLTLAQETVQSKSNEIPAVQELIKTLEIEGCMVVADALNCQIQTAQAIIDAKADYLLSAKGNQKELMNDIAAYVQDEKLRSTMDSVTQTEKGHGRIETRSAYTTDDVEWQPGGRVWPAVKCIGVVHTRFETDKGVTEQWHYYISSKVLSAEELLHHARTEWSVESMHWLLDVHFDEDKCRIQSKNIQQNLNMLHKVALNIVRIYKRETQSKLALNGIMFRALMNPHDLLPLLDKN from the coding sequence ATGAGGTGGGAAGAATTAGAAGATGCACTTGAAGTGCTTCAAAGCGAGCGGGAGTACGACGGATATTTTTGCAGCATAAAAGATGCGGTTATCATCGTTATTTTGGGAAGCCTCTGCGATCTGAAAAGCGTAAAGAAAATACATGCGTGGGCAACGAGTGAGCATGTAAAAGTGTTTCTTGAAAAAGAATTCGGTATAAAAAGAATACCGTGTTACTGGTGGCTGTTAAGTCTTTTGGCAATGGTAAGCCCTGAATCACTTAATCGGTGTATGAAAAACTGGGTAAGCTCATTGGTACCGCATCTTGCGGAAAAGCTTGAAGCGGAAGAAGAAGAGCAAAATAAGAAGAAGAAAAAAAGCTTGACGATTGCAATAGACGGGAAAGAAATCCGCTCGACAGGGAAAATGAAGAAGTATGACAGTCCGTTACACATTGTCAGCGCGCAGATAGGCGAACTAGGGCTCACTCTTGCGCAGGAAACAGTGCAATCAAAGAGTAACGAGATACCGGCGGTACAAGAGCTGATAAAGACACTTGAGATAGAAGGATGCATGGTAGTTGCCGATGCTTTAAACTGTCAAATACAGACTGCACAGGCAATTATCGATGCAAAAGCCGACTATTTATTAAGTGCGAAAGGTAATCAGAAAGAGTTGATGAACGATATAGCAGCGTATGTCCAAGATGAAAAACTACGTTCAACGATGGATAGCGTTACCCAAACGGAAAAAGGACACGGACGGATAGAAACGAGAAGTGCGTATACTACTGATGATGTTGAATGGCAGCCGGGAGGCAGGGTATGGCCGGCTGTTAAATGCATTGGAGTGGTGCATACACGATTTGAGACAGACAAAGGGGTAACGGAGCAATGGCACTATTATATTTCAAGTAAAGTGTTGAGTGCCGAGGAGCTTTTACATCATGCGAGAACTGAATGGTCGGTAGAATCGATGCACTGGTTGCTTGATGTTCATTTTGACGAAGATAAATGCAGGATTCAGAGTAAGAATATACAGCAGAATCTGAATATGCTCCATAAAGTAGCGCTTAATATCGTGCGCATATACAAGCGGGAAACTCAATCAAAACTGGCTTTGAACGGTATTATGTTCCGCGCGCTTATGAATCCTCACGACTTATTACCGCTTTTAGACAAAAATTGA
- the dnaJ gene encoding molecular chaperone DnaJ — protein MAQRDYYEVLGVAKTATADEIKKAYRKLAIQYHPDKNPGNKEAEEKFKEATEAYEVLIDDKKRSVYDQYGFDGVKNMGGGFDPSAFQGFEDIFGGGGGLSDLFESLFGGGGFGGFSGFGSSSRGSARSGGPARGANLRYDLQIDFTDAVYGKKIEIQYSRDEHCTECKGSGSAGGGGRKMCPDCKGTGQVRQNTGFFSIASTCRRCGGSGTIIENPCKKCGGSGLERKKQKIIITIPAGVEEGKRITIPKQGNAGSGGGDYGDLYVFIFIKPHHLFERHGNDLYCVIPISMTQAALGGEITVKSLNDKRLTVKIPAGTQHGDSIRVRGEGVPAASGRTGDLYFKVIIKIPTRISSSGKKLLSEFSAMEGENTAPDIVPLSKL, from the coding sequence TTGGCACAACGAGATTATTATGAGGTATTGGGTGTAGCAAAAACCGCTACTGCTGATGAAATAAAAAAAGCCTACCGTAAATTGGCAATTCAATATCACCCCGATAAAAACCCCGGAAATAAAGAAGCGGAAGAAAAATTTAAAGAGGCGACTGAAGCCTACGAAGTGCTTATTGACGATAAAAAACGCAGCGTCTATGATCAATACGGTTTTGATGGTGTTAAAAATATGGGCGGCGGTTTTGATCCGTCCGCATTCCAAGGTTTTGAAGACATCTTCGGCGGAGGAGGCGGTCTTTCCGACTTGTTCGAAAGCTTATTCGGCGGAGGAGGCTTTGGAGGATTCAGCGGGTTCGGTTCATCGAGCCGCGGTTCGGCACGAAGCGGTGGCCCTGCACGGGGAGCGAATCTTCGGTATGACTTGCAGATCGACTTTACCGACGCCGTATACGGCAAGAAGATTGAAATACAGTATTCACGCGATGAACATTGTACGGAGTGCAAAGGCTCCGGAAGCGCCGGCGGGGGCGGCAGAAAGATGTGCCCCGACTGCAAGGGTACCGGACAGGTACGGCAGAACACCGGCTTTTTCTCCATTGCAAGTACGTGCCGACGCTGCGGCGGCTCGGGTACCATTATCGAAAACCCGTGCAAAAAATGCGGCGGCTCCGGCTTAGAGCGGAAAAAGCAAAAAATTATCATCACGATTCCCGCCGGTGTCGAAGAAGGAAAGCGTATCACCATTCCCAAACAGGGGAATGCAGGTTCAGGCGGCGGCGATTACGGCGACCTCTACGTATTCATCTTTATTAAGCCACATCACTTATTTGAACGGCACGGGAATGACCTGTACTGTGTAATCCCCATCTCGATGACACAAGCCGCGCTCGGAGGAGAGATAACCGTAAAATCGCTGAATGATAAGCGCCTGACGGTAAAAATTCCCGCAGGCACACAACACGGCGATTCTATCAGAGTGCGTGGTGAAGGAGTTCCGGCTGCAAGCGGCAGAACCGGCGACCTCTATTTCAAGGTAATCATAAAAATACCAACGCGGATATCTTCCAGTGGCAAGAAACTATTAAGCGAATTTTCTGCAATGGAAGGGGAAAACACGGCGCCGGATATAGTGCCGCTGTCTAAGCTATAG
- a CDS encoding histidine kinase N-terminal 7TM domain-containing diguanylate cyclase → MNINITDVFDSFCMLNAASAFIIAVASLKKSNWNPVFKSIAYLAAMIGFWNLIRFFLIQTHELQLSFIMTRSIYMCIAFSALFLFYYAQSYCIPNFPLLYRRLIAVIPCITCILSITANRHSFFISINPEAEIFDIGIQPFIYGHWFYIHVLYSYALITLSCMLFFIRLFSPQVKNRKAVIAITVTVCIFTVINIIGTFIGQTKPIMLLSLFAHLFSINVLYFLTYRDMDQKGLYLGRKDFFQGFSQPVLIFNTKNELLKANTAAMQFFTKANIPIQRYSLYDDMFCSRFFVPIQSREQTEYALYMQHRATGKVFLCHKKIVVNPQNDKSVGTTIIMYDAGMLGELIQKIEQNAFTDALCGCLNRSCFELRKETIVQNSVKPCLLLVADIDDLKKVNDTFGHNAGDDYIQTCAAILKQAINTPNTLFRIGGDEFVAFIPHCTGTDTATIIKKIETLCTKQKKSWAVSISVGSSMIKNNHTDLMQHFTQADSAMYAHKQKRKQQLAEVQQAMSS, encoded by the coding sequence ATGAATATAAATATAACGGATGTCTTTGATTCCTTTTGCATGCTTAACGCGGCATCCGCCTTTATTATAGCGGTAGCTTCATTAAAAAAAAGCAACTGGAATCCTGTTTTTAAGTCCATCGCTTACTTAGCCGCTATGATCGGTTTTTGGAATTTAATACGCTTTTTTTTGATACAAACGCACGAGCTTCAGTTAAGTTTTATTATGACTCGTTCCATCTATATGTGTATCGCATTTTCAGCGTTGTTTTTATTTTACTATGCCCAATCTTACTGTATACCGAATTTTCCGCTTTTATATCGTAGATTAATCGCGGTTATTCCCTGTATAACCTGTATATTAAGCATTACGGCAAATCGGCACTCCTTTTTTATTAGTATAAATCCGGAAGCAGAAATATTCGATATTGGTATTCAGCCGTTTATTTACGGCCACTGGTTCTACATACATGTTTTGTACAGCTATGCGTTAATCACCCTGTCGTGTATGTTATTTTTTATCAGACTGTTTTCGCCTCAAGTAAAAAACCGCAAGGCAGTTATCGCTATAACGGTTACAGTCTGTATTTTTACCGTAATAAATATCATCGGTACGTTTATTGGTCAAACGAAACCGATAATGCTTCTTTCGCTATTCGCTCATTTGTTCAGTATTAATGTTTTGTATTTCTTAACCTATCGGGATATGGATCAAAAAGGACTCTATCTTGGCAGAAAGGACTTCTTTCAAGGTTTTAGTCAACCGGTGCTCATCTTTAATACAAAAAACGAATTACTTAAAGCAAATACCGCTGCAATGCAATTTTTTACTAAAGCAAACATCCCCATTCAACGGTATTCGTTGTATGACGATATGTTTTGCAGCCGTTTTTTTGTACCTATTCAGTCTCGAGAGCAAACCGAGTATGCTCTGTACATGCAGCACAGGGCAACGGGAAAAGTGTTCCTTTGTCATAAAAAGATAGTTGTAAACCCTCAAAACGATAAAAGTGTCGGAACAACCATTATTATGTATGATGCCGGTATGTTAGGTGAACTTATACAAAAAATTGAACAAAATGCATTTACCGATGCACTTTGTGGATGTTTAAACCGAAGCTGCTTTGAGTTGCGGAAAGAAACAATCGTACAAAATTCTGTAAAGCCTTGTCTTTTGCTTGTCGCCGATATAGACGACCTTAAAAAGGTCAACGACACATTCGGACACAACGCTGGCGACGATTATATTCAAACATGCGCTGCAATACTCAAACAAGCGATAAATACGCCGAATACGCTGTTTCGCATAGGCGGGGACGAATTTGTTGCCTTTATACCGCATTGTACCGGAACGGATACGGCAACCATCATAAAAAAAATAGAAACATTATGCACAAAGCAAAAAAAATCTTGGGCGGTTTCCATTTCAGTGGGTTCTTCGATGATAAAGAACAATCATACTGACTTAATGCAGCACTTTACACAAGCGGATAGCGCTATGTATGCGCATAAGCAAAAACGCAAACAACAGCTTGCAGAGGTTCAGCAGGCGATGTCTTCTTAA
- a CDS encoding VOC family protein, whose protein sequence is MKIEHIAMYVNDLEKAKDFFVDYFGGHPNAEYHNKTTDFRSYFITFDEGARLEIMKKPHVADCEKPLARTGYIHIAFSVGSKDAVDALTEKLKKAGFEVVSGARTTGDGYYESCIVAIEDNQIEITV, encoded by the coding sequence ATGAAGATTGAACATATTGCCATGTATGTCAATGATTTGGAAAAAGCAAAAGACTTTTTTGTTGACTATTTTGGCGGACACCCCAATGCCGAGTACCATAATAAAACGACAGATTTCCGTTCATATTTTATCACCTTTGATGAAGGTGCACGGCTGGAAATTATGAAAAAACCTCACGTAGCTGATTGTGAGAAACCTCTTGCGCGTACAGGCTATATCCATATTGCATTTTCCGTCGGAAGCAAAGATGCGGTTGATGCCTTAACTGAAAAACTTAAAAAGGCAGGCTTTGAAGTTGTGAGTGGGGCGCGGACTACCGGAGACGGATATTACGAAAGTTGTATTGTCGCAATTGAAGATAATCAAATTGAAATTACGGTGTAA